CGCCGTCATTCCCGCGCAGGCGGGAATCTAAACATTCAATGCTAAGGCAATTTATCGGGAATGACTGAAACTCAAAAAACTGGATTCCTACTTTCGTGGGAATGACGGGATGCAGGTTTCCGTATGGATGGATTCGTCATTCCCGCGAAGGCGGGAATCTAGACATTCAATGCTAAGGCAATTTATCGGAAATGACTGAAACTCAAAAAACTGGATTCCCACTTTCGTGGGAATGACGGGATGCAGGTTTCCGTACGGATGGATTCGTCATTCCCGCGCAGGCGGGAATCCAGACATTCAATGCTAAGGCAATTTATCGGAAAAAACAGAAACCGCTCCGCCGTCATTCCCGCGCAGGCGGGAATCTAGGTCTGTCGGTGCGGAAACTTATCGGATAAAACGGTTTCTTGAGATTTTGCGTCCTGGATTCCCACTTTCGTGGGAATGACGGGATGCAGGTTTCCGTACGGATGGATTCATCATTCCCGCGCAGGCGGGAATCTAGGTCTGTCGGTGCGGAAACTTATCGGATAAAACGGTTTCTTGAGATTTTACGTCCTGGATTCCCACTTTCGTGGGAATGACGCGATTAGAGTTTCAAAATTATTCTAAATAGCTGAAACTCAACGCACTGGATTCCCGCCTGCGCGGGAATGACGAAGTGGAAGTTACCCGAAACTTAAAACAAGCGAAACCGAACGAACCGGATTCCCGCTTGCGCGGGAATGACGGGATTAAGTTTTCAAAATTCATCAGAAATTACTGATTTAATAGCATAAATTTTTTAGATTATAGTGGATTAACAAAAATCAGGACAAGGCGACGAAGCCGCAGACAGTACAAATAGTACGGAACCGATTCACTTGGTGCTTCAGCACCTTAGAGAATCGTTCTCTTTGAGCTAAGGCGAGGCAACGCCGTACTGGTTTTTGTTAATCCACTATAAGTCATTCCGGCGGCAATTTTTGTTGCTTTAACGGGATAGGCGGTTGGCGGTTGCGATAAAGGCGGCAACTTTGGCGGGGTCTTTTTTGCCTTTAGACGCTTCTACGCCGCCGGATACGTCGACAGATTCAGCTCCGGTGATGCGGACGGCTTCGTCGACGTTTTCAGGGGTCAGCCCGCCGGCAAGCACCCACGGTTTGCCCGAATATTCCGCTAACAGCGTCCAGTCGAAGCGGTGTCCGGTGCCGCCGTATTCCGAAGGGTGATAGGCATCGAACAGCAGTGCCTGAGCGTTGGGAAAGCAGTGGGCGGCGTTTTGGATGTCTGATGCCGTCTGAACACGAATGGCTTTGATATAGGGGCGGTCGAACTGACGGCAGAATGCATCGTCTTCGTCGCCGTGGAATTGGATGATGTGTATCGGCACTTCGGCAAGGATGCGGCGGATGTTTTGCGCGCTTTCGTTGACGAAAAGGGCGACAATGCTGACAAACGGCGGTAGTGCGGCGGTGATTTTTTTGGCGCGGGCAATATCGACGGCCCGGCTGCTGCCTTGGAAAAAGACCATCCCGACGGCATCCGCACCTGCCGCTGCGGCGGCCGCTGCGTCTTCCGGTGTGGTGATGCCGCAGATTTTGGTGCGGATTTTCCTCATTCGGTATTCCTTTATTTGGGAAACGGCGCGTTTGTGCCGTTTCAGACGGCATTCCCGATCAGTCGATTTTGATGTATTCGACAGAAAGGATTTCAATTTCCTCACGCCCTTCCGGCGTGTTCAAAACCACCTCGTCGCCTTCGCGCGCTTTAATCAGGCAACGCGCCAACGGCGAAATCCAAGAAATTTTGTTTTGCGCGGTATCGATTTCATCGATGCCGACGATTTTGACGGTTTGCTCGCGCCCGTCGCCGCGCAACAGACCGACCGTCGCGCCGAAAAATACTTGGTCGGTCGCTTCGCGCAATTCGGGATCGACGACGACGGCAGCTTCCAAACGCTTGGTCAGGAAACGGATGCGGCGGTCGATTTCGCGCATACGGCGTTTGCCGTAAAGATAGTCGCCGTTTTCGCTGCGGTCGCCGTTGCCTGCCGCCCAGTTGACGATTTGGACGATTTCGGGGCGTTCTTTGTTGACCAGCTGATACAGCTCGTCTTTCAATGCCTGCCATCCGGCGGGCGTAATGTAGTTTTTGGTTTCGGTACTCATATTGCGTGCGGATGAAATGGGAAATGTGATGCCGATATGGGAAATGCCGTCTGAAAACCCGGCGTTCGGATTTCAGACGGCATCGCGGTTTGGGAAGCCTTATTCTTCGTCGCCCGCATCGCTGATGCTGATGCTGTGTTCCATCCTGCTTGGGTGGATTTTCAGACCGCCGCAGCCGGATTTCTCGGCGGACAGGCGGTCGAGGTAGGCATCATCGATGTCGCCGGTTTGATAAATGCCGTTGAAACAGGACGAATCGAAGGATTCGATTTTCGGGTTGAGTGCTTTGACGACGGCTTCCAAATCGCTCAAATTTTGGAAAACGATGCCGTCTGCGCCGATTTCGGCGGCAATTTCCGCCGCGCTGCGCCCATTGGCAATCAACTCTTCGCGCGTGGGCATATCGATGCCGTACACATTGGGATAGCGCACTTCGGGCGCGGCGGAGGCGATATAGACTTTGCGCGCGCCCGCCGCGCGTACCATTTCGACGATTTCGCGGCTGGTCGTACCGCGTACGATGGAGTCGTCCACCAGCAACACGCTTTTGCCTTCAAATTCGGTTTCCATCGGGCTGAGTTTTTGGCGCACGGATTTTTTGCGCGTCGCCTGACCGGGCATAATAAAGGTGCGGCCGATATAGCGGTTTTTAATCAAACCTTCGCGGTAAGGCTTTTTGAGGTGGACGGCAAGCTCCATTGCACTGGGGCGGCTGGTATCGGGGATGGGCATCACGACATCGATGTCGTCCACGGGCAGCTCGCGTTTGATTTTTTCCGCCAAGGACACGCCCATATCCAAGCGCGATTGGTAAACCGATACGCCGTCAATCACAGAGTCGGGGCGGGCAAAATAAACATATTCAAAAAGGCAGGGGCTGAGTTTGGCCTTATCGCTGCATTGTCGGGCAATCATTGTGCCGTCAAAGCCGACAAATACCGCTTCGCCCGGCCGGATATCGCGTTCCAAATCGTAGGCAAGCGCGTTGAAGGCGACGGATTCGGAGGCGACGGCATAGGATTTCCTGCCTTCGTTGTCGGTTTGCGAACCCAATACCAGCGGGCGGATGCCGTAAGGGTCGCGGAAGGCAAGCATACCGTAGCCCGCAATCATGGCAACCACGCCGTATGCGCCGCGCACCAGGCGGTGGACTTCGGCAACGGCGTTGAAAATATTGTCGGCATTGAGCCGGTGCGGATCGGCGTTTTTGGAGACTTCGCGGCGCAATTCGTGCGCGAAGACGTTGAGCAAAACTTCGGAATCGGAGCTGGTGTTGACGTGGCGCAGGTGTTTGTTGCACACGTTTTCATACAGTTCGGCAGTGTTGGTGAGGTTGCCGTTGTGCGCCAAAACGATGCCGAACGGCGAGCTGACGTAGAAAGGCTGCGCCTCCGCGCTGCTGCCGGCGTTGCCCGCCGTGGGATAACGGACGTGGGCGATGCCGGCGTTGCCGGTCAAATCGCGCATATTGCGCGTACGGAACACTTCGCGCACCATTCCTTTGCCTTTGTGCATATGGAAGGTGCCGCCTTCCGCCGTTACAATGCCCGCCGCATCCTGCCCCCTGTGCTGCAACATCTGCAAACCGTCGTACAGAAGCTGGTTCACGGGTTCATGACTGACCAAACCTAATACGCCGCACATATCGTCTTCTCCGATTCGAGGTTTAAGGGTAAAACGGAATTATAAAGCAAACGGCGGTTTTTTGCCTGAATTGTTGACAATATTTGAGCGAAGGACAGATAGGTGGGTTTATGGAGGATAAGATTTAATCTGTGATATGGCTGAGGAAAGGAAAAAACATTTCAGACGGCATAAAAGAGGATGCCGTCTGAAATATCCGTATGGCAATCAATCGCCTTCCAAAGCTCCATCACTGTCGTCCGCATGGTTTAACACTGTTTCGGAAAGCGAAACGAAAAACGGTACGGTATAGGACCGCCGCCATTCTTCGGTATCGGGCAGGTCGGTTTTTGAAGCAAGCATGACCAGCAGGGTAACAATCAAAACGCCTTTCAATGCACCGAATACGCCGCCCAAAATGCGGTTGGCAAAGCCCAAGCCGACGGAGGAAACTGCTTGTGTCAGCAGCGAGCGGAGTATTTTCTGTATCAGACAGGCAATGACGAATAGGGAAATGAACGACAGAGCCAATGCAAACAGGCGAGGTTGGAACGATGCAAAGGCGATGTCGGCGAAGGATGCGGCAAAGAGTTTGGCGAAAAAAAAGGCAACCACCCATGCCACCATTGAGCCAGCCTCCGCAATCACGCCGCGCATCGCGGATAGCACGATGCAGGCGGCGATGACGGCGGAGACGAGGAGGTCGGCAATGGGGAGGCTATTCATTCGTTACCTGACCGGCGATGCCGTGTACGCGCAATTTGTTCAAATCGCGTTCGGCATCCCTTGCGTTTTTATAGTTGCTTGATTTGACGCGGTAAACCTTGCCGTTGTCGGTCATGATTTCGGTAATGGTCGAATCGATACCCGCCGCTTTCATTTTGCGCTGGAGGCTCAAAGCGCGTTCTTTTTCGGCATAACCTGCCTGAATGGCGGCTTTTTTACCGGATTTTTCGGATTTTTCTTTTTCGGCGGTTTTGGTCTTGTCCGCTTTGTCGCTTTTTTGTGCCGTTTCGTGTTTTTTGCCGTCCGAATGGTCTTTTTCGGCTGTTTTTTTGCCTTCAGCCTTGTCGGCTTTTTTCGCTTCTTTTACCGCGCTGTCGGATTTTGCCGTATCCGGTTTGGTTTTTTCGGCGGCAGTTTTCGGTTTGTCGGCAACTTTTTCGGCGGTTTTGGTTTCTTTGGCTTTGGGCTTGGCTTCGGCAGTGCGTTCTGCTTTTTGCGGTTTTGTTTCGGCAGTGCGTTTCGGTTTTTCAACCGCTACCGTATCCGTACTGTCGGCAGTTGTCGGCACTTTTTCGGCAGCGCGTTGTTTTGCCTGCTTCGGTGCGGTTTTGGCAGTTTCTGCCTGCTGCGGTTTTTCGGCAGCTTCTTCCTGTTTCGGTTTTGCGGATGACTCCAAGCCTTTGATATTGCTGTCGTCGAGTCGGTCGTTGATGATGACCAATGGTGCGCCTACGTCTTCAGGTTCGCTGATTCCGTTGTCGGCGGCAGGTGCTTGTTCTTCACTGGCCAGGTCTTGAGGTTTGTCGGCGGCGGGTTCAACACCTTCTGAGGCGGATTTTAAGGTCGGGGTTTGTACCGTGCTTGCCGCTTGGTTTTCCATGCTGCCTGTTTCGTCAGTCGGTGCGGCAGGGGGATTTTCGGCAGGATCGGAACTGAGGGCGGCCGCCAGCAGCAGGCAGGAGGCGGCAACCAGGCAGCTTGCCGTTACGAGGCGGCGGCGGTTGCGCCGTTTGAGTTGTTCGTAACCGCTCAGGACTTCGTTTTGTTTGTTTTCGGACATGGAAGATTCCTTTTAAAGTACCGACATGACATCGGCAACGGTATGAAATGAGCCGAATACGACGATTCTGTCGTTTTCGCCCGCTTTTGAGGCTGCCGCCCGATATGCGTCGCGGACGGTGGCAAATGTCTGTATGTTTTCGATGCTGTGTTCGTGCAGTTTGTTTTGCAGGCTCTCGAGCGTCATGCCGCGCGGCACGTCCAAAGGCGCGATATACCATTCGTCAAACTGGTCTTTAACGATTTCCAACACGCCGTCTATGTCTTTGTCGGACAACATGCTGAACACGGCGGTGCGTTTCTGCGCAAACGCCAAATTAATCAGGCTGCGGCGCAGGGCGCGGGCGGCGTGGGGATTGTGTCCGACATCCAAAACGGTCAGCGGACGGCCGGGCAGGACTTGGAAGCGTCCGGGGTTTTCAACCAGCAACAAACCGCGCTTGATTGCACCAATGTCCGCCGGCAGTTTGCCGTTCAAGCATTCCAACACGGTCAGCGCGCAGGCGGCGTTGGAAAGCTGGTATGCGCCGCGCAATGCGGGGAAGGGCAGGGCATTGCGGTTGCGTGCGGGGCCGTCTGAATGCTGCGGCCGGAAGCGGTAGTTCCATTGGATGTTTTCCATCGCGTGAAACTCGAAATCGCGCTGTACCATCAGCAGTTTCGCGCCTATGGCTTCGGCGTGTGCGACCAACGATTCGGGCGCGGGGTTTTGACCGCAGATGGCGGGTTTGCCGCTACGGAATACGCCCGCTTTTTCAAAACCGACCTGTTCGACCGTATCGCCCAAAAACGCCTGATGATCCAAATCCACACTGGTAACCACCGCGCAATCGCCGTCGAACACATTAACCGCGTCCAAACGTCCGCCCAAGCCGACTTCCAATATCATTACATCGACTTGTTCGCGTATGAAGATGTCGACGGCCGCTAAGGCATTGAATTCAAAATAAGTCAGTGATATTTCACCGCGTGCGGTTTCGATGCGTTCGAAGGAAGCGGTGATTGTGTCGTCTGAAACCGGCTCGGCGTTGACGGCGATACGTTCGTTGTAACGCAATAAATGGGGGCTGGTTAATGTGCCGGTTTTGTAGCCCGCCTGTTTGTAAATCTGTGTCAGATAGGCGCAGACCGAGCCTTTGCCGTTTGTTCCCGCGACGACGACGACGGGGCATTGCGGCTCGAGCTTCATCCGTTTTTTCACTTCGCCTACGCGTTCCAAGCCTATATCGATCAAGCCGCCGCTGTGGGCGGTTTCCAAATGCGAGAGCCAGTCTTGCAGTGTTTTCATTGAGTGTTCCGTGTTCAAATGCCGTCTGAAATCAGCTTGGCGTATCGGTTTCGGCGGTTTTTTTCGGCTGCCGCCAAAGCACCCAGACTTTCAGCCTGCGGTAGGATTCCGAGTCCGCCATATCGGGGGTGATGCAGTGGCGGACGGTTTTGCCACCGGTGTCCCATTGTAAGAATAAGGCATAAGGCGTAACCATACTGCTGCCCGAAAGTGCCGCCGCCTTCGCTGTTTTTTCTTTGCCGGATATGATTTC
Above is a window of Neisseria sp. Marseille-Q6792 DNA encoding:
- a CDS encoding phosphoribosylanthranilate isomerase, with the protein product MRKIRTKICGITTPEDAAAAAAAGADAVGMVFFQGSSRAVDIARAKKITAALPPFVSIVALFVNESAQNIRRILAEVPIHIIQFHGDEDDAFCRQFDRPYIKAIRVQTASDIQNAAHCFPNAQALLFDAYHPSEYGGTGHRFDWTLLAEYSGKPWVLAGGLTPENVDEAVRITGAESVDVSGGVEASKGKKDPAKVAAFIATANRLSR
- the greB gene encoding transcription elongation factor GreB, coding for MSTETKNYITPAGWQALKDELYQLVNKERPEIVQIVNWAAGNGDRSENGDYLYGKRRMREIDRRIRFLTKRLEAAVVVDPELREATDQVFFGATVGLLRGDGREQTVKIVGIDEIDTAQNKISWISPLARCLIKAREGDEVVLNTPEGREEIEILSVEYIKID
- the purF gene encoding amidophosphoribosyltransferase, with the protein product MCGVLGLVSHEPVNQLLYDGLQMLQHRGQDAAGIVTAEGGTFHMHKGKGMVREVFRTRNMRDLTGNAGIAHVRYPTAGNAGSSAEAQPFYVSSPFGIVLAHNGNLTNTAELYENVCNKHLRHVNTSSDSEVLLNVFAHELRREVSKNADPHRLNADNIFNAVAEVHRLVRGAYGVVAMIAGYGMLAFRDPYGIRPLVLGSQTDNEGRKSYAVASESVAFNALAYDLERDIRPGEAVFVGFDGTMIARQCSDKAKLSPCLFEYVYFARPDSVIDGVSVYQSRLDMGVSLAEKIKRELPVDDIDVVMPIPDTSRPSAMELAVHLKKPYREGLIKNRYIGRTFIMPGQATRKKSVRQKLSPMETEFEGKSVLLVDDSIVRGTTSREIVEMVRAAGARKVYIASAAPEVRYPNVYGIDMPTREELIANGRSAAEIAAEIGADGIVFQNLSDLEAVVKALNPKIESFDSSCFNGIYQTGDIDDAYLDRLSAEKSGCGGLKIHPSRMEHSISISDAGDEE
- a CDS encoding CvpA family protein, with the translated sequence MNSLPIADLLVSAVIAACIVLSAMRGVIAEAGSMVAWVVAFFFAKLFAASFADIAFASFQPRLFALALSFISLFVIACLIQKILRSLLTQAVSSVGLGFANRILGGVFGALKGVLIVTLLVMLASKTDLPDTEEWRRSYTVPFFVSLSETVLNHADDSDGALEGD
- the ftsN gene encoding cell division protein FtsN, which codes for MSENKQNEVLSGYEQLKRRNRRRLVTASCLVAASCLLLAAALSSDPAENPPAAPTDETGSMENQAASTVQTPTLKSASEGVEPAADKPQDLASEEQAPAADNGISEPEDVGAPLVIINDRLDDSNIKGLESSAKPKQEEAAEKPQQAETAKTAPKQAKQRAAEKVPTTADSTDTVAVEKPKRTAETKPQKAERTAEAKPKAKETKTAEKVADKPKTAAEKTKPDTAKSDSAVKEAKKADKAEGKKTAEKDHSDGKKHETAQKSDKADKTKTAEKEKSEKSGKKAAIQAGYAEKERALSLQRKMKAAGIDSTITEIMTDNGKVYRVKSSNYKNARDAERDLNKLRVHGIAGQVTNE
- the folC gene encoding bifunctional tetrahydrofolate synthase/dihydrofolate synthase, which produces MKTLQDWLSHLETAHSGGLIDIGLERVGEVKKRMKLEPQCPVVVVAGTNGKGSVCAYLTQIYKQAGYKTGTLTSPHLLRYNERIAVNAEPVSDDTITASFERIETARGEISLTYFEFNALAAVDIFIREQVDVMILEVGLGGRLDAVNVFDGDCAVVTSVDLDHQAFLGDTVEQVGFEKAGVFRSGKPAICGQNPAPESLVAHAEAIGAKLLMVQRDFEFHAMENIQWNYRFRPQHSDGPARNRNALPFPALRGAYQLSNAACALTVLECLNGKLPADIGAIKRGLLLVENPGRFQVLPGRPLTVLDVGHNPHAARALRRSLINLAFAQKRTAVFSMLSDKDIDGVLEIVKDQFDEWYIAPLDVPRGMTLESLQNKLHEHSIENIQTFATVRDAYRAAASKAGENDRIVVFGSFHTVADVMSVL
- a CDS encoding protein YgfX — encoded protein: MRAFQTALKPSRILNILTVSLHSASIAVCLTWFYGRMMWFGLAALLASFIHSLRITNLKNRRAVTAVIIDRDGRAEIISGKEKTAKAAALSGSSMVTPYALFLQWDTGGKTVRHCITPDMADSESYRRLKVWVLWRQPKKTAETDTPS